The genomic segment AGAATCCATTGCCGTCTACAGACAAACGGGAGTGCGGACATGACGAACCAAGTCTCTACGCGACGCACGATACTGGGTCGCTTTCTCGCCGCAACAGCCGCTGTCGGCGCGGCCGCGGTACCGATGCGCGGTTTTGGCAAGGTACAGGAGCGCGCGCCCCTGGCCTTTGATGATCCGGTCTGGAACCGGGAGATGTACGCGCGCATTGAAGGCGATACCGCGCCCGGCAAGTTCATCTTTGGTCAGGCTACCGGCGTAGTCCACGGCGTTCGGGAGGGAGAGGCGGTTAAACCGCTATTCGGTTTCGACGTGTTCTCCACCCACCGGGTGCTGCGACAGGTGGATGGCAGCTACCAGCGCCTCTGCCGTGAACTGGTTTTCTACCGGGACTTGGCGAGCGGGCAGCTGCTGGACCAGTGGGACAACCCCTACACCGGAGAGCGGGTGAGGGTTGTGGACATCGCCAACGATCCATTCAACTTCGTGATCTCGGAGTTCTTTCCGGATCCGCCCAGTTACGGTGGCCTCAACACTGAAATGCCGCCGAAACGTCCGCTGCGCCTCAACTGGGGCCTGGTCAATGACACCGTGACGCTCGATTCAGACATTCACCTTTATTACCGGAACGCGCTGGACCCGGCCCGCTGGCCCCGCGAATCTGCGGGACCCATGAACCGGGTGTCGGAACTCTTCCGCTATTTCATCAGGCGCGAAGACGCAGAAAACCCCGG from the Chrysiogenia bacterium genome contains:
- a CDS encoding DUF1838 family protein; this translates as MTNQVSTRRTILGRFLAATAAVGAAAVPMRGFGKVQERAPLAFDDPVWNREMYARIEGDTAPGKFIFGQATGVVHGVREGEAVKPLFGFDVFSTHRVLRQVDGSYQRLCRELVFYRDLASGQLLDQWDNPYTGERVRVVDIANDPFNFVISEFFPDPPSYGGLNTEMPPKRPLRLNWGLVNDTVTLDSDIHLYYRNALDPARWPRESAGPMNRVSELFRYFIRREDAENPGLSHMPHNGVWSRVTPWLPWMLMGQAPGHALYMGRFTSFERAEQAAPAVLARVRERYPLYLTAPNVWVEPSHSSIENYARTQKPAPPRSP